One genomic window of Chanos chanos chromosome 13, fChaCha1.1, whole genome shotgun sequence includes the following:
- the LOC115826588 gene encoding NACHT, LRR and PYD domains-containing protein 3-like gives LQVKIRRFKFYLKTHFQHLFEGIAKQGNPTLLREIYTELFITEGGREEINNEHEVRQIETASHRPAPPETPIQCNDILKPLPGQDKPIRTVLTQGVAGIGKTVSVQKFILDWAEGKANHDIHFIFPLPFWELNLMKEKKLSLMDLLERFFLEIEELKDTDYEKHKIMFIFDGLDECRLPLDFHNNEILCNITEPTSVDVLLTNLIKGNLLPSALLWITSRPAAASQIPSECVDQVTEVRGFNDPQKEEYFRKRISDQNLANRIISHIKSSRSLHIMCHIPVFCWISATVLETMLGGAENGEIPKTLTQMYTHFLIIQINIKKNKYEEGIETDNEIIFKLGKLAFQQIEKRNLIFYEEDLRKCDINVTEAAVYSGVCTQIFREEFGLYQGKVYSFVHLSIQEFLAALFVILCFSDRDDAEQQKYTELSSVFSMETMSDLLKSAVDKALQSENGHLDLFLRFLLGLSLESNQSLIEGPLTTRRFSSQSKEETVKYIKEKIRENPSPEKSINLFHCLNEINDHSLVGEVQTYLARSGVLCLNGAVLSPTQWSALVFVLLTSEEKLDEFKLTKYEQSESCLLRLLPVVIASRKAELSGCDLTERSCAALASVLSSVYSSLTELHLNNNDLQDSGVKLLSVGLKNPHCKLGVLRMRRCRLTKESCETLASVLRSNSSALRELDLSCNDLQDSGVKLLSAGLGNPHCKLEILSLWNCSITEDGCAALASALGSNPSHLRELNLYVNKPEYPVSLFFTALLYENKLGDSGVNLLSTLLEDPHYKLEKLK, from the exons CTTCAGGTTAAAATTAGGCGCT TCAAATTTTACCTGAAGACACACTTTCAGCATTTATTTGAGGGAATAGCAAAGCAAGGAAATCCTACACTCCTTCGAGAAATCTACACAGAGCTCTTCATCACAGAAGGTGGAAGAGAAGAgatcaataatgaacatgaggtcagacagatcGAGACAGCATCCCATAGACCAGCACCACCAGAGACACCAATACAATGCAATGACATCCTTAAACCCTTACCTGGAcaagacaaacccatcagaactgtgctgacTCAGGGAGtcgctggcattggaaaaacagtgtctgtgcagaagttcattctggactgggctgaAGGAAAAGCCAATCATGACATCCACTTCATATTTCCACTTCCTTTTTGGGAACTCAAtttgatgaaggagaaaaaactcAGTTTAATGGATCTCCTTGAAcgtttttttcttgaaatagaAGAACTCAAAGACACTGACTATGAGAAACACAAAATCATGTTTATCTTTGATGGTTTGGATGAATGTCGACTTCCTCTGGATTTCCACAACAATGAGATCCTATGCAATATAACAGAACCAACCTCAGTGGATGTTctgctgacaaacctcatcaaagggaatctgcttccctctgctctcctctggataacctccagaccagcagcagccagtcagatccctTCTGAGTGTGTTGACCAGGTGACAGAGGTACGGGGGTTTAATGACCCACAGAAGGAGGAGTACTTCAGGAAAAGAATCAGTGATCAGAACCTAGCGAatagaatcatctcacacatcaagtcatcaaggagcctccacatcatgtgtcacataccagtcttctgttggatttcagccactgttctgGAGACAATGTTGGGGGGAGCAGAAAATGGAGAGATTCCAAAGACCTTAACTCAAATGTACACGCACTTCCTGATTATTcagataaatattaaaaagaacaaatatgaGGAGGGTATTGAAACAGacaatgaaattatttttaaactcGGGAAACTTGCCTTTCaacagatagagaaaaggaaCCTGATCTTCTATGAGGAAGATCTGAGAAAGTGTGACATTAATGTTACAGAAGCAGCAGTCTACTCTGGAGTGTGCACCcagatctttagagaggagtttGGGTTGTACCAGGGGAAGGTGTATTCTTTTGTTCACCTGAGCATTCAGGAGTTTCTTGCTGCTTTATTTGTGATCCTGTGCTTCAGTGACAGAGATGATgcagaacaacaaaaatacactgaACTTTCAAGTGTCTTCAGCATGGAGACAATGTCAGACCTACTCAAGAGTGCAGTGGACAAGGCCTTACAGAGTGAGAAcggacacctggaccttttcctccgcttccttctgggtctctcactggagtccaatcagTCTCTCATAGAAGGGCCACTGACAACGAGAAGGTTCAGCTCTCAGAGCAAAGAGGAAACAGTCAAATACATCAAGGAGAAGATCAGAGAGAATCCATCTCCAGAGAAATCCATTAATCTGTTCCACTGCCTGAATGAGATCAATGACCACTCTCTTGTTGGGGAAGTGCAAACATACCTTGCGAGGAGTGGTGTTCTATGCCTCAATGGAGCGGTACTTTCTCCCACTCAGTGGTCAGCCCTGGTCTTTGTGTTGCTGACATCAGAAGAGAAGCTGGATGAATTTAAATTAACAAAGTATGAGCAATCTGAGTCATGCCTGCTGAGACTTCTGCCAGTGGTCATAGCATCCAGAAAAGCTGA aCTGAGTGGTTGTGATCTCACAGAAAGAAGCTGTGCAgctctggcctcagttctcagctcagtcTACTCCAGCCTGACAGAGCTCCACCTGAATAACAATGACCTGCAGGATTCAGgggtgaagctgctctctgttgGGTTGaaaaatccacactgtaaactgggaGTGCTCAG GATGAGGAGGTGTCGCCTCACAAAGGAAAGTTGTGAAACTCTGGCTTCAGTTCTAAGATCCAACTCCTCTGCCCTGAGAGAACTAGACCTGAGTTGCAATGacctgcaggattcaggagtgaaactgctctctgctggccTGGGGAATCCacattgtaaactggagatattgag TCTGTGGAAttgcagtataacagaggacGGTTGTGCTGCTTTGGCTTCAGCTTTAGGGTCAAACCCTTCACACCTGAGGGAGCTGAATCTCTATGTAAACAAACCAGAATACccagtgtctctttttttcaccgCTTTACTTTATGAGAATAAACTgggagattcaggagtgaatTTGCTCTCTACTCTACTGGAAGATCCACACTATAAATTGGAAAAACTGAAGTGA